In one window of Armatimonadota bacterium DNA:
- the mutM gene encoding bifunctional DNA-formamidopyrimidine glycosylase/DNA-(apurinic or apyrimidinic site) lyase gives MPELPEAETIRRQLTPQVVGRRVESVWVGKRDILGRRRQAARRFGELAASRRITGIARRGKALLLALDGADTLVVRLGMSGRLIVVRADEPAAPHTHVILGLSGGRDLRYVDPRRFGEVWVARGTDAANIRGLSELGPEPFDRGLRDHFRACLPRRSGGIKQVLMDQGFVAGLGNIYADETLFRVGLHPAQPANTLTDDEIARLCRAIGGVLRHAIRCCGTSANDAAYVDANGRRGSFQRCLAVYQRAGEPCRRCGTPIRRIVLHGRSAHFCPTCQKLRRRKARRR, from the coding sequence ATGCCAGAGCTTCCCGAAGCAGAGACGATACGACGCCAACTGACGCCGCAAGTCGTAGGGCGACGCGTCGAGTCGGTGTGGGTCGGCAAGCGCGACATACTCGGCCGCCGCCGGCAAGCCGCGCGGCGGTTTGGCGAGCTTGCGGCAAGCAGGCGCATCACCGGCATCGCGCGGCGCGGCAAGGCGCTGCTGCTGGCGCTGGACGGCGCGGACACGCTGGTGGTGCGCCTGGGCATGAGCGGGCGGCTGATCGTGGTGCGCGCCGACGAGCCTGCGGCGCCGCACACTCACGTCATTCTCGGCCTCAGCGGCGGGCGGGACTTGCGCTACGTTGATCCGCGCCGCTTCGGCGAGGTCTGGGTCGCCCGCGGCACGGACGCGGCGAACATCCGAGGCCTGAGCGAACTGGGGCCGGAGCCGTTCGATCGCGGGCTGCGCGACCATTTCCGCGCGTGCCTGCCGCGCCGGTCTGGGGGCATCAAGCAGGTGCTCATGGATCAGGGCTTCGTCGCCGGCCTCGGCAACATCTACGCCGACGAGACGCTGTTCCGCGTCGGGCTGCATCCCGCGCAGCCGGCAAACACGCTGACGGACGATGAGATCGCGCGCCTGTGCCGAGCGATCGGAGGGGTGCTGCGTCACGCGATTCGCTGCTGCGGCACCTCGGCGAACGATGCCGCATACGTGGACGCCAACGGCCGGCGCGGGTCGTTCCAGCGATGCCTCGCCGTGTATCAGCGCGCGGGCGAGCCGTGCCGGCGCTGCGGCACCCCGATCAGGCGCATCGTGCTCCACGGGCGCTCGGCTCATTTCTGCCCGACGTGCCAGAAGCTGCGCAGGCGCAAGGCGCGCCGGCGATGA
- a CDS encoding YggS family pyridoxal phosphate-dependent enzyme has protein sequence MCALSGPILDIAGNVARVRERIAAAAARAGRRAEDIILVAASKTVEAERIALAAQAGIADFGENYVQEAQRKIERVGRGVRWHFVGHLQTNKAKQAVALFDIVQIVDSERLAAALDKRARAAGRTLPVLVEVNTSGEATKFGAAPDEASRVAEAVASLDALELKGLMTMGRLGATPDDARPCFALLRELSQRIFAAAPGAPERWLSMGMSQDFEVAIEEGSNVVRVGTAIFGARPE, from the coding sequence ATGTGCGCGCTTTCGGGACCGATCCTTGATATCGCAGGCAACGTCGCGCGTGTGCGCGAGCGTATTGCCGCCGCTGCAGCACGCGCCGGACGCCGCGCCGAGGACATCATTCTCGTCGCCGCAAGCAAAACGGTGGAAGCCGAGCGCATCGCGCTCGCCGCGCAGGCAGGGATCGCCGATTTCGGCGAGAACTACGTCCAGGAGGCGCAGCGCAAGATCGAGCGCGTCGGGCGCGGCGTGCGCTGGCACTTCGTCGGGCACCTGCAGACGAACAAGGCGAAGCAAGCGGTCGCCCTGTTCGACATCGTCCAGATCGTGGACAGCGAGCGCCTGGCGGCGGCACTCGACAAGCGCGCCCGTGCCGCCGGCCGCACGCTGCCGGTGCTGGTCGAGGTCAACACCAGCGGCGAGGCGACGAAGTTCGGCGCGGCGCCGGACGAGGCGTCGCGCGTGGCCGAGGCGGTCGCCAGCCTCGATGCGCTGGAGCTGAAGGGGCTGATGACCATGGGCCGGCTGGGCGCGACGCCGGACGACGCGCGTCCATGCTTTGCGCTCCTGCGCGAGCTGTCGCAGCGCATCTTCGCGGCGGCGCCCGGCGCCCCGGAGCGCTGGCTCTCGATGGGCATGAGCCAGGACTTCGAGGTCGCGATCGAGGAAGGGTCAAATGTGGTGCGGGTCGGGACCGCGATTTTCGGCGCGCGCCCTGAGTAG
- a CDS encoding cell division protein SepF, with protein MSGVLERVKSWLFAEDDGNEAVVPANPDVGSKPRLLLHPRQDEIFVRWPKSLDDAQVCADCLKARRPVVVNLKVLEEHKARRVLDFLGGVVYAIDGHLEQAGDGIYILAPTSMLITAEAEDRSTADTELWAEP; from the coding sequence ATGTCAGGGGTTCTGGAACGGGTCAAGAGCTGGTTGTTCGCGGAGGACGACGGCAATGAAGCCGTCGTGCCGGCCAATCCTGATGTCGGCTCCAAACCACGTCTGCTTCTTCACCCCCGTCAGGACGAGATCTTCGTCCGCTGGCCCAAGTCGCTTGACGACGCGCAGGTCTGCGCCGATTGCCTGAAGGCGCGCAGGCCGGTCGTGGTCAACCTCAAAGTCCTTGAGGAGCACAAAGCCCGCCGCGTCCTCGATTTCCTGGGCGGCGTCGTCTATGCGATTGACGGGCATCTGGAGCAGGCCGGCGACGGGATTTACATCCTTGCCCCGACCAGCATGCTCATTACCGCCGAGGCCGAAGACCGCTCGACCGCCGACACGGAACTCTGGGCGGAGCCGTAG
- the proC gene encoding pyrroline-5-carboxylate reductase: MSEQRTIGVIGVGRMGTALVRGLISAGASPASIRAFDAAPDRLRAAQEMGVTACASAAEVADGADVIVIAVKPPDVPTALQEIGPSLTAQQTVLSIAAGVTTRALRASLPPDCRAGVVRAMPNTPCVVGEGMSVVALDSPASSEGIAAAKQVLAAAGKVVELPEKLLDAATGLSGSGPAYAFAFLQALADGGVAAGLPRATAVELAAQTVLGAARMVLAGEGHPEQLKDMVMSPAGTTAAGMAALEARAFRAAAIEAVVAAWRRARELGGDDP; encoded by the coding sequence ATGTCCGAACAACGCACAATTGGCGTCATCGGCGTCGGCCGTATGGGCACGGCGCTGGTGCGCGGCCTCATTTCCGCAGGGGCGTCACCCGCTTCGATCCGCGCCTTCGATGCGGCGCCGGACCGCCTGCGGGCCGCTCAGGAAATGGGCGTCACCGCGTGCGCCTCCGCTGCCGAGGTCGCCGACGGCGCGGACGTCATCGTCATCGCCGTCAAGCCGCCCGATGTCCCCACCGCGCTGCAGGAAATCGGGCCGTCGCTGACCGCGCAGCAGACCGTGCTGTCCATCGCCGCCGGCGTCACGACGCGGGCGCTGCGCGCCAGCCTGCCGCCGGACTGCCGCGCGGGAGTCGTGCGCGCCATGCCCAATACGCCGTGCGTCGTCGGCGAGGGCATGTCCGTCGTCGCGCTCGACAGCCCCGCGTCGTCGGAGGGCATCGCCGCCGCCAAGCAGGTGCTCGCCGCCGCCGGCAAGGTAGTCGAGCTGCCCGAGAAGTTGCTTGACGCGGCTACCGGCCTGTCCGGCAGCGGGCCCGCATATGCATTCGCCTTCCTTCAGGCGCTGGCTGACGGCGGCGTCGCAGCCGGGCTGCCGCGAGCCACGGCGGTCGAGTTGGCGGCGCAGACCGTGCTCGGCGCTGCGCGCATGGTTCTCGCCGGCGAGGGCCATCCGGAGCAGCTCAAGGACATGGTGATGTCCCCGGCAGGCACGACTGCAGCGGGGATGGCGGCCCTGGAAGCGCGCGCCTTCCGCGCCGCGGCGATCGAGGCGGTGGTTGCCGCGTGGCGTCGCGCCCGGGAACTGGGAGGCGATGACCCATGA
- a CDS encoding YggT family protein, translating into MSPWFGAASLVGIIHLIFWVLQLLVFARVIMSWIRVAPHHPLVHFVHDTTEPMLRPFRAVLRVGPGGIDFSPLILLLVLWVAERLVISIIVGAP; encoded by the coding sequence ATGAGCCCTTGGTTCGGCGCCGCGTCGCTCGTCGGCATTATCCACCTCATCTTCTGGGTGCTCCAGCTTCTCGTCTTCGCGCGCGTCATCATGTCCTGGATCCGCGTCGCGCCGCATCACCCGCTGGTCCACTTCGTCCACGACACGACCGAACCCATGTTGCGCCCGTTTCGCGCCGTTCTTCGCGTCGGCCCGGGCGGGATAGACTTCTCCCCCCTGATTCTGCTGCTCGTGTTGTGGGTCGCGGAGCGACTCGTAATCTCAATCATAGTGGGAGCACCGTGA
- a CDS encoding DivIVA domain-containing protein: MTNDIMPIDIVNRKFRQGLKGYAQAEVDDFLGQVADAYGKALQESDRLKQELEQAERALRQYRDAEETIKNALVLAEKTADEARSRAQENASLVVREAEQQAREMIAAARREKEDIAREAEELRRERERFEAEFRALLETYMHLLSRAGNAAPEPAPD, translated from the coding sequence ATGACGAACGACATCATGCCCATAGATATAGTGAACCGGAAGTTCCGCCAGGGGCTCAAGGGGTATGCCCAGGCCGAGGTTGACGACTTCCTGGGCCAGGTGGCCGACGCCTACGGCAAGGCGCTGCAGGAAAGCGACCGCCTCAAGCAGGAACTGGAGCAGGCGGAGCGCGCGCTGCGCCAGTATCGCGATGCCGAGGAGACCATCAAGAACGCCCTGGTGCTGGCGGAGAAGACTGCGGACGAGGCGCGCAGTCGCGCCCAGGAAAACGCGAGCCTGGTGGTGCGCGAGGCGGAGCAGCAGGCGAGAGAGATGATCGCCGCCGCACGGCGCGAGAAGGAAGACATCGCCCGCGAAGCGGAGGAGCTGCGCCGCGAGCGCGAGCGCTTCGAGGCTGAGTTCCGCGCGCTGCTGGAGACCTACATGCATTTGCTCTCGCGCGCCGGGAACGCGGCACCCGAGCCCGCGCCGGACTGA
- a CDS encoding CPBP family intramembrane metalloprotease: MEEPTAAPHRTSRGRIAAALVLLALAATGLTLEFAITLRGNWVLRDAQARMDMFEGEVVMRLSYYLSGIHRRGAPATLAGDFARKSARTGFAGAAAYFDKAAAGFADPDDQTAAAASAAALYSHVGEDFRALRVIQRSLATGDRDVLSMLARLYANQRPAPEWLRTREFDWIVSHVPAALLIETQLNEKLDRTARAADLRREMYNAGTAAALRVEVLLLLALALTLGGVIILARGLFALGFGPYAGLPQRRWGIWEGLQLVGAWLVLMLMLQQFGALGAMAGSGGFAAGILASYALASLLALVWFARSVAPAGSGLSTAGWRPLGLGRSAALGLATYAAVVPVVFAAAILAMRTLPPPPANPLIALMIETKSWGVRGLFLILLCVVAPVAEETVFRGGLYGGMRKRWSLPLAALLSSALFAAVHLNWASFVPVMALGVAFCVIYERTGSLLPAMIAHAFFNLGTAIAIFAFA, encoded by the coding sequence ATGGAGGAACCCACGGCGGCCCCGCATCGCACCTCGCGGGGCCGTATCGCAGCGGCGCTCGTCCTGTTGGCGCTCGCAGCCACCGGCCTCACCCTCGAATTCGCGATCACGCTCCGCGGCAATTGGGTGCTGCGCGACGCTCAGGCCCGCATGGACATGTTCGAGGGCGAGGTCGTCATGCGACTGTCGTACTACCTCTCAGGCATCCATCGGCGGGGCGCGCCCGCCACGCTGGCGGGGGACTTCGCGCGCAAATCCGCACGCACTGGCTTCGCCGGCGCGGCAGCCTACTTCGACAAGGCCGCGGCGGGCTTCGCCGATCCGGATGACCAAACCGCAGCGGCCGCCTCCGCAGCCGCCCTCTACAGCCACGTGGGCGAGGACTTTCGAGCGCTGCGCGTCATCCAGCGCTCGCTGGCTACCGGCGACCGCGACGTGCTCTCGATGCTCGCGCGCCTCTACGCCAACCAACGCCCCGCCCCCGAATGGCTGCGCACCAGGGAGTTCGACTGGATCGTCAGCCACGTGCCCGCCGCGCTCCTCATCGAGACCCAGCTCAATGAGAAGCTGGACCGAACCGCCCGCGCCGCCGACCTCAGGCGCGAGATGTATAACGCCGGTACCGCGGCGGCATTGCGCGTCGAAGTGCTGCTGCTGCTCGCCCTCGCTCTGACACTGGGAGGCGTCATCATCCTAGCGCGGGGGCTGTTCGCCTTGGGTTTCGGCCCGTACGCAGGGCTGCCGCAGCGGCGGTGGGGAATCTGGGAGGGACTGCAGCTCGTCGGCGCATGGTTGGTGCTCATGTTGATGCTCCAGCAATTCGGCGCACTTGGGGCCATGGCGGGTAGCGGCGGCTTCGCGGCGGGCATCCTGGCCTCGTACGCGCTCGCATCGCTTCTCGCGTTGGTCTGGTTCGCGCGGTCAGTTGCGCCGGCCGGCAGCGGCCTGAGCACAGCGGGCTGGCGGCCGCTAGGCCTCGGCCGGAGCGCAGCGCTCGGCCTTGCGACCTATGCCGCCGTGGTGCCCGTCGTCTTCGCCGCTGCAATCCTCGCCATGCGCACGCTGCCCCCGCCGCCGGCGAATCCGCTCATCGCACTCATGATTGAGACCAAGAGCTGGGGCGTACGCGGACTGTTTCTGATTCTGCTCTGCGTCGTCGCGCCCGTGGCCGAGGAGACCGTGTTCCGCGGCGGCCTCTACGGCGGCATGCGCAAGCGATGGTCGCTGCCGCTGGCCGCGCTCCTCAGCTCGGCGCTGTTCGCGGCGGTGCATCTCAACTGGGCGAGCTTCGTGCCCGTGATGGCCCTCGGCGTCGCTTTCTGCGTCATCTACGAGCGCACCGGATCGCTCCTCCCCGCGATGATCGCTCACGCCTTCTTCAACCTCGGCACCGCAATCGCGATCTTCGCGTTCGCCTGA